A single window of Leptolyngbya ohadii IS1 DNA harbors:
- a CDS encoding C39 family peptidase: MVASINSPAQPVSSTLTAIDLIVMARQFRSDPQQVKLIQWFQQSTGEQRQQEFAQMWRNGEQKGAIDFVQVFRFYQGHPHQNAALKWLQQTSQAKTLEGLARMWAQIPAPDKNRELRLNVPFYPQTDNLYEPQRTCNTSSCAMVARFLGAKIASDDAYYQIVRKYGDTTDHGAQTRALAEVGIKSTWNTNLGYDDLDKSLEAGLPIVIGILHRGTIHHPTGGHMLVVMGRTPNRDYICHDPYGSLLDPNGGYTGAVENGRGVVYPRFVLNRRWLVEGDQSGWGRLFYRSK, translated from the coding sequence ATGGTAGCCAGCATTAACTCTCCCGCCCAGCCCGTTTCGTCTACTCTGACCGCGATCGATCTGATTGTCATGGCTCGGCAGTTTCGCAGCGATCCGCAGCAGGTCAAACTGATTCAATGGTTTCAGCAATCGACGGGCGAGCAGCGGCAGCAGGAATTCGCGCAAATGTGGCGCAACGGAGAGCAGAAGGGCGCAATTGACTTTGTACAGGTTTTTCGCTTCTACCAGGGACATCCCCACCAGAATGCCGCCCTTAAATGGCTTCAGCAGACGAGCCAGGCAAAAACGCTGGAAGGGCTTGCCCGCATGTGGGCACAGATTCCCGCTCCGGACAAAAACCGTGAGCTGCGGCTGAATGTGCCTTTCTACCCCCAAACGGATAACCTGTACGAACCCCAGCGCACCTGCAACACTTCAAGCTGTGCTATGGTGGCTCGCTTCCTGGGTGCCAAGATTGCCAGCGATGATGCTTACTATCAAATTGTTCGCAAGTACGGCGACACCACTGACCACGGTGCCCAGACCAGAGCCTTAGCCGAAGTGGGCATCAAGTCCACCTGGAACACCAACCTGGGCTACGATGACCTCGATAAATCCCTGGAAGCCGGACTGCCGATCGTGATTGGGATTCTTCATCGCGGCACTATACACCATCCCACGGGCGGACACATGCTGGTTGTCATGGGCAGAACACCTAACCGCGACTACATCTGCCACGACCCCTACGGCAGCCTGCTCGACCCGAACGGCGGCTATACGGGAGCGGTGGAAAATGGCAGAGGCGTCGTCTATCCGCGTTTTGTGCTGAATCGTCGCTGGCTCGTGGAGGGCGATCAGTCTGGTTGGGGTCGGTTGTTCTATAGAAGCAAATAG
- the nadC gene encoding carboxylating nicotinate-nucleotide diphosphorylase, whose amino-acid sequence MQDIPSAVLPPPILLDPLLQSWLQEDIGRGDRTTQSLIPAAQIGKAQWTVKEAGIIAGLPIAARVFQLLDPNVQFEARVKEGQKCDRGEVIAHITGSFAALLTGERVALNLTMRLSGIATATNRYVEKIADLPARLVDTRKTTPGLRILEKYATQVGGARNHRMGLDDGVMIKDNHIAAAGGIAQAIAQVRTRIPYPLTIEVETETLAQVEEALQHGAEIIMLDNMPPDLMKQAVQKIRSTSDRIKIEASGNVTLETIRSVAETGVDYISSSAPITRSTWLDISMRLS is encoded by the coding sequence ATGCAAGATATCCCTTCCGCTGTTCTTCCCCCGCCTATCCTGCTCGATCCGCTGCTGCAAAGCTGGCTCCAGGAGGACATTGGACGGGGCGATCGCACAACCCAATCCCTCATTCCCGCTGCCCAGATTGGCAAAGCACAGTGGACTGTCAAAGAGGCGGGCATTATCGCCGGACTGCCGATCGCCGCACGGGTGTTTCAGCTGCTCGATCCAAATGTTCAGTTTGAGGCGCGAGTCAAAGAAGGACAGAAGTGCGATCGGGGCGAAGTGATTGCCCACATTACAGGCTCCTTCGCGGCATTGCTGACCGGAGAGCGAGTTGCCCTGAATCTCACCATGCGGCTGAGCGGCATTGCTACGGCAACGAATCGCTATGTGGAAAAAATCGCCGATTTGCCTGCCAGGTTGGTCGATACACGCAAAACCACACCGGGACTTCGCATCCTGGAAAAATACGCGACGCAGGTGGGAGGCGCAAGAAATCACCGTATGGGTCTGGACGATGGCGTTATGATTAAGGACAACCACATCGCTGCCGCAGGTGGAATTGCCCAGGCGATCGCCCAGGTGCGTACCCGTATTCCCTATCCGCTAACGATCGAGGTGGAAACGGAAACGCTGGCGCAGGTGGAGGAGGCATTGCAGCACGGCGCAGAGATTATCATGCTGGACAATATGCCCCCCGATCTGATGAAACAGGCGGTACAAAAAATCCGATCGACCAGCGACCGGATCAAAATTGAAGCGTCAGGCAATGTGACTCTGGAAACCATTCGATCGGTGGCGGAAACCGGGGTGGACTATATTTCGAGCAGTGCCCCGATTACGCGATCGACCTGGCTGGATATCAGTATGCGCCTGAGCTAA
- the argS gene encoding arginine--tRNA ligase yields MNETIAQLKQQFEQALVAAFGSELAGTDPILVPASNPKFGDYQANLAMSLSKKLGQPPRSIAEKIVQNLNVSEMCELPTVAGPGFINLTFKPGYLEAQLKSIQSDARLGVAPTDHSLRIIVDYPSPNIAKEMHVGHLRPSVIGDCLARILEFLGHDVMRLSHIGDWGTPFGMLIAYLREAYPDALTSPESLDLGDLASFYRAAKKRFDEDDNFKEAARLSVVQLQAGDEETIRAWKIVCELSNRTNRKIFDLMGLSEKIQERGESFYNSLLPGVLEELDKLGMLVEDDGAKCVFLEGFTNREGKPLPLIVQKSDGGYNYATTDLAAIRYRVNVDRVQRVIYPVGMEQTNHFAQIFQVGRRAGWITEKTAFDYAPLGSILGEDGKKLKSRSGEAARLVDLLDEAIDRARKDLEARLKEEERQETPEFIDHVAKVVGISAIKYADLSQNRTSNYIFDYDKMLALQGNTAPYMLYAYVRVQGISRKGGIDFTQLGADAPIVLKEETELALAKYLLQFDQTLEAVEADLLPNRLCEYLFELSKKFNQFYDRCPVLQAEEPLRTSRLILCDLTARTIKQGLSLLGIPVLERM; encoded by the coding sequence ATGAACGAGACGATCGCCCAGTTAAAGCAGCAGTTTGAGCAGGCATTAGTCGCCGCCTTTGGCAGTGAACTCGCCGGAACCGATCCGATTCTGGTACCCGCCAGCAATCCGAAGTTCGGGGATTACCAGGCAAATCTGGCGATGTCTCTCAGCAAAAAACTGGGTCAGCCGCCGCGATCGATCGCCGAGAAAATTGTGCAAAATCTCAACGTCTCGGAAATGTGTGAGTTGCCCACCGTGGCAGGTCCAGGATTCATTAACCTCACCTTCAAGCCCGGCTATCTGGAAGCACAGCTAAAATCGATCCAGTCTGACGCGCGTTTGGGGGTTGCGCCCACGGATCATTCCCTCCGCATCATCGTCGATTACCCCAGCCCGAATATCGCTAAGGAAATGCACGTTGGGCATCTGCGCCCCTCGGTAATTGGGGATTGCCTGGCGCGAATTCTGGAATTTCTGGGGCATGATGTGATGCGGCTCAGCCATATTGGCGACTGGGGCACCCCGTTTGGAATGCTGATTGCCTACCTGCGCGAGGCATATCCCGATGCCCTGACTTCCCCGGAATCCCTGGATCTGGGCGATCTGGCAAGCTTTTATCGGGCAGCGAAGAAGCGATTTGACGAGGACGATAATTTTAAGGAAGCCGCTCGATTGTCCGTGGTGCAGTTGCAGGCAGGCGACGAGGAAACCATCCGTGCCTGGAAGATTGTCTGCGAGCTGTCGAACCGGACGAACCGCAAGATTTTTGATTTGATGGGGCTGTCCGAAAAAATTCAGGAGCGGGGCGAATCCTTCTATAATTCGCTGCTGCCCGGCGTCCTGGAAGAGCTGGATAAATTGGGAATGCTGGTGGAAGACGATGGCGCAAAGTGTGTCTTCCTGGAAGGCTTTACCAACCGGGAAGGGAAGCCTCTGCCGCTGATTGTGCAGAAGTCGGACGGCGGCTACAACTATGCCACTACTGACCTGGCAGCGATCCGCTATCGGGTAAACGTCGATCGCGTGCAGCGGGTCATCTATCCCGTGGGCATGGAGCAGACCAATCACTTTGCCCAAATTTTCCAGGTGGGTCGGCGGGCAGGCTGGATTACGGAGAAAACTGCGTTTGACTATGCGCCGCTCGGATCGATTCTGGGAGAGGACGGCAAAAAACTGAAAAGCCGTTCTGGAGAAGCCGCTCGGCTGGTGGATCTGTTGGATGAGGCGATCGATCGGGCACGCAAGGATCTGGAAGCTCGCCTGAAGGAAGAAGAACGGCAGGAAACCCCGGAGTTTATCGATCACGTTGCCAAGGTGGTGGGCATCAGCGCGATCAAATACGCCGACCTGAGCCAGAACCGCACCAGCAACTATATTTTTGACTACGACAAGATGCTGGCACTCCAAGGCAACACGGCTCCCTATATGCTCTATGCCTACGTGCGGGTGCAGGGGATTAGCCGCAAAGGGGGAATTGACTTCACGCAGTTGGGGGCAGATGCGCCGATCGTCCTGAAGGAGGAAACGGAGCTAGCTCTGGCAAAATACCTGCTTCAGTTTGATCAAACCCTGGAAGCCGTAGAAGCCGATCTGCTGCCCAATCGCCTCTGCGAATACCTGTTTGAGCTAAGCAAGAAGTTTAATCAGTTCTACGATCGCTGTCCGGTACTCCAGGCAGAGGAACCGCTTCGCACATCGCGGCTAATTCTGTGTGACCTCACGGCGAGGACGATTAAGCAAGGGCTTTCGCTACTGGGAATTCCGGTGCTAGAGCGGATGTAA
- the pfkB gene encoding 1-phosphofructokinase yields MSAAIVTVTLNPAIDLTAAIANFRAGEVNRVAWEQADPGGKGVNVASFLADFGFFVTATGILGQENAGIFDVLFERKGIGNEFVVIPGRTRTNIKIIDEVQDRVTDINFPGLSPSDNAVQRLHSAIDQLARTHDWFILSGSLPAEMPTSIYADLIKRLKAIGKTVVLDASGESLRQAIPAAPLMVKPNIAELEEAMGRSLPTLDDRLEAARELLAQGISTVVISLGAEGALFVETGSAVWARPPQIAVISTVGAGDAMVSGFVTAKLRNFDLSDCARLATAFSIGALSQVGPRLPPKEVVESFMDQVSVEGV; encoded by the coding sequence ATGAGTGCGGCGATCGTCACTGTTACGTTAAATCCTGCGATCGATCTCACCGCTGCGATTGCGAACTTTCGGGCGGGGGAGGTAAACCGGGTAGCGTGGGAGCAGGCTGATCCGGGCGGCAAGGGCGTCAACGTCGCTTCCTTCCTGGCGGACTTCGGCTTTTTTGTCACGGCAACCGGAATTCTGGGGCAGGAGAACGCAGGCATTTTTGACGTTTTGTTTGAGCGGAAGGGCATTGGTAACGAGTTTGTCGTCATTCCCGGTCGGACGCGCACCAATATCAAAATCATTGACGAGGTGCAGGATCGGGTGACGGATATCAACTTTCCGGGACTGTCGCCTTCCGACAACGCAGTACAGCGGCTCCACAGCGCGATCGATCAGTTAGCCCGGACCCACGATTGGTTTATCCTGTCGGGCAGCCTGCCTGCGGAAATGCCAACTTCGATCTACGCCGATCTAATTAAACGCCTGAAGGCAATAGGCAAAACCGTCGTCCTTGATGCCAGCGGTGAAAGTTTACGGCAGGCAATTCCAGCGGCTCCGCTAATGGTAAAACCCAATATTGCGGAATTAGAGGAGGCAATGGGACGATCGCTGCCTACCCTGGACGACCGACTGGAAGCCGCCAGAGAACTCCTGGCACAGGGCATTTCGACTGTGGTGATTTCCCTTGGCGCAGAGGGCGCTCTGTTTGTCGAAACCGGATCGGCGGTGTGGGCACGTCCACCTCAAATTGCCGTGATCAGCACCGTGGGCGCAGGGGATGCAATGGTATCTGGATTTGTGACGGCTAAACTGCGGAATTTTGATCTGTCCGACTGTGCCCGATTAGCCACCGCTTTTTCGATCGGCGCGTTAAGCCAGGTGGGTCCGCGTCTTCCGCCGAAGGAGGTTGTTGAGTCGTTTATGGATCAGGTGAGTGTCGAGGGTGTTTAA
- a CDS encoding PTS fructose-like transporter subunit IIB, which translates to MVTPKRIVAVTACPTGIAHTLMAAEALRKTAEMLGYDIKVETQGSDGVRNALTDADIAAADLVIIAADIHVNLDRFQGKPLYSVSTSTAIRDTRRVVELAVMQAQEQSAGTSAGSSTGASGQSFHAAAGGSASTRADSSNAGSRFLVGITSCPTGIAHTFMAAEALRKGAEALGYDIKVETQGSVGAENQLTPEEIDRADAVVIAADTHVDTSRFRGKRLYETSTNDAMRNGSGVIQSALAQPDPRSSVNGGVDGEENYLASVRQAKADQAARRSGPYKHLLTGVSYMLPIIVAGGLIIALSFVFGLEPQPGSIGDALMQIGGKSAFALIVPVLSGFIAFSIADRPGLAPGLIGGMLASNLGMGFLGGILSGYLAGYVAKFVRDKINLPQNLEGLKPVLVIPLLSTLVVGLLLVYVFGAPVKAILDGLTAFLQNMGQTNAVILGLILGGMMAVDMGGPVNKAAYTFAVGLLASNVFAPMAAVMAAGMTPPLGLALATLIAKRRFDRDEQEAGKVASVLGISFITEGAIPFAAKDPFRVIPACIAGSAVAGALSMLFGCTLRAPHGGIFVLAIPNAITNGGMYVVAIAIGTLVTALVVTQLKRMQPQTRSSEAAEERKVVPLVR; encoded by the coding sequence ATGGTGACACCAAAAAGAATTGTGGCGGTAACGGCTTGTCCCACTGGAATTGCCCATACGCTCATGGCAGCAGAGGCACTGCGGAAAACGGCTGAAATGCTGGGCTACGACATTAAAGTGGAAACCCAGGGCTCGGACGGCGTGAGAAATGCGCTAACGGATGCAGACATTGCCGCTGCGGATCTGGTGATCATTGCCGCAGATATCCATGTGAACCTCGATCGCTTCCAGGGTAAACCGCTTTACTCCGTGTCCACGAGTACGGCAATCCGCGATACGCGCCGCGTGGTGGAACTGGCAGTGATGCAGGCACAGGAGCAGTCCGCCGGAACATCAGCTGGATCGTCCACTGGAGCATCAGGGCAATCGTTTCACGCTGCCGCAGGCGGGTCGGCTTCAACCCGCGCAGATTCTAGCAATGCTGGCTCCAGATTCCTGGTAGGCATCACCTCTTGTCCCACCGGAATTGCCCACACCTTTATGGCGGCAGAGGCACTGCGAAAAGGCGCGGAAGCACTGGGCTACGACATCAAAGTAGAAACCCAGGGATCGGTCGGGGCAGAAAACCAGCTCACCCCCGAAGAAATCGATCGGGCTGATGCGGTCGTGATTGCAGCGGATACCCACGTTGATACGTCTCGTTTCCGGGGCAAACGGCTCTACGAAACCTCCACGAACGATGCGATGCGAAACGGGTCAGGCGTGATCCAGTCCGCTCTGGCACAGCCCGATCCGCGCAGTAGCGTCAATGGCGGCGTAGACGGCGAAGAAAACTATCTGGCATCGGTGCGGCAGGCAAAGGCAGATCAGGCGGCACGGCGATCGGGTCCCTATAAGCACCTGCTGACGGGCGTATCCTATATGCTGCCGATCATCGTCGCGGGCGGTCTGATTATTGCGCTGTCTTTTGTGTTTGGCTTGGAGCCACAACCCGGATCGATCGGGGATGCGCTGATGCAAATTGGCGGTAAGTCTGCCTTTGCGCTGATTGTCCCGGTGCTGTCGGGCTTTATTGCTTTCTCGATCGCCGATCGTCCCGGTTTGGCTCCTGGTTTAATTGGCGGGATGCTTGCCTCGAATCTGGGCATGGGCTTCCTGGGCGGGATTCTTTCCGGCTATCTGGCGGGCTATGTGGCTAAGTTTGTGCGGGACAAAATCAACCTGCCGCAAAATCTGGAGGGCTTGAAACCCGTGCTGGTGATTCCCCTGCTCTCGACGCTGGTAGTGGGCTTGCTGCTGGTCTATGTGTTTGGTGCACCCGTTAAGGCAATTCTGGACGGCTTGACCGCCTTCCTGCAAAACATGGGACAAACCAACGCCGTGATTCTGGGCTTGATCCTGGGCGGCATGATGGCAGTGGATATGGGAGGTCCGGTGAACAAAGCTGCTTACACCTTTGCCGTCGGTCTGCTAGCGAGCAACGTCTTCGCCCCGATGGCGGCAGTCATGGCAGCCGGAATGACCCCTCCCCTCGGACTGGCACTGGCAACGCTGATCGCCAAACGGCGGTTCGATCGGGATGAGCAGGAAGCCGGAAAAGTTGCCTCCGTCCTGGGAATTTCCTTCATTACCGAAGGCGCGATTCCCTTTGCCGCCAAAGATCCGTTCCGCGTCATCCCTGCCTGCATCGCCGGATCAGCCGTGGCGGGTGCCCTGTCTATGCTGTTTGGCTGTACCCTGCGTGCGCCTCATGGCGGCATCTTCGTCCTGGCAATCCCCAACGCGATTACGAACGGTGGAATGTACGTCGTCGCCATTGCGATCGGCACGCTTGTCACCGCCTTGGTCGTCACCCAACTGAAGCGGATGCAGCCCCAAACCCGATCGTCCGAAGCAGCCGAAGAACGGAAAGTTGTACCGCTGGTTCGCTAG
- a CDS encoding DUF2470 domain-containing protein, whose translation MSDAFSPAISDRICAHMNDDHTDAVILYAQAFGGVEDVTTARMQKIDAEGMDLLVESNGSEMPLRVTFDHTLQDAEDAHHTLIGMVKQALQKISPAQH comes from the coding sequence ATGTCTGACGCTTTTTCTCCCGCAATCAGCGATCGCATCTGTGCCCATATGAACGACGATCATACGGATGCCGTCATTCTCTATGCTCAGGCATTTGGCGGCGTGGAGGATGTCACCACTGCCCGAATGCAAAAAATTGACGCTGAAGGAATGGATCTGCTGGTTGAATCCAACGGCAGTGAGATGCCGCTGCGCGTCACGTTTGACCATACGCTGCAAGATGCCGAGGACGCCCACCACACGCTGATTGGCATGGTAAAACAGGCGCTGCAAAAAATTAGCCCTGCCCAGCACTAA
- the ptsP gene encoding phosphoenolpyruvate--protein phosphotransferase translates to MLVLDKNGVKLGASARNKAEAIEQVGSLLVNTGHMQPGYISSMMEREKVANTYLGNGIAIPHGLPQDRELIQSTGIAVLQVPDGVEWNPGETVHLVIGIAAKSDEHLQILANLTHVLTDETAVQQLSHTTEANEIVQRLTKGSENGSQNGSQNRSQNGLTNLEEFAEYDRTAQVAIPGKLGLHARPAAVLVDLAKQFQSEIAIHYSGQTANAKSLVSLLKLGVAGGETIQILAKGNDADRAVAQLQEAIVAGLEDEEESDTPMVQSQSAQSRASVTFSTPPLPGIAASPGIVVASVYQLRRGKLEFSETASNRSEELTRLEQSIATAKLQLQDLYESVKEKAGSAKAAIFLAQQQLLEDPELQQEAIENLGANRSAAWAWQQAYEQKAKGIEQLSDARIAGRAADLRDVGQRVLRLLAHRVEEVSQMPDQPVILVAEDLTPSDTVSLNPALTLGFCTAYGGTTSHSAIIARSLDIPAIVGAGPSVLEVPNGTLCILDGESGNLYPNPSQADVETAKSAQRDLQAQRQAERSDCYLPALMQDGLRVEVVANIGAPAEAEQAVNAGAEGIGLMRTEFLFLNRSEPPTEEEQFAAYSQMTRSLNGLPLIIRTLDIGGDKSIPYLNLPAEENPFLGVRGIRLCLQRPDLFRTQLRAIFRAAQAGPIKIMFPMIATLEEFAQARNIAESVRSEIGADPVDYGMMIEVPSAVLMAAEFAKEVAFFSIGTNDLTQYTLAMDRGHPALAKQADALHPAVLRLIDQTVWAAQIEGKWVGVCGGIAGEPLGAAILVGLGVTELSVSIPSVAAVKAKLRSLSFAQAQDLARRALSCRTAQEVRALNIQSDLQTTIQANPQANLQPNSQPNSQGNL, encoded by the coding sequence ATGCTCGTTCTTGACAAGAATGGTGTGAAGCTCGGTGCTTCTGCTCGAAACAAGGCGGAGGCGATCGAGCAGGTTGGTTCCCTGCTGGTAAATACGGGACATATGCAGCCCGGATATATTTCCAGCATGATGGAGCGGGAAAAGGTGGCGAATACCTATCTGGGTAACGGCATTGCAATTCCCCACGGACTGCCCCAGGATCGAGAACTGATTCAATCCACTGGAATTGCGGTTTTGCAAGTGCCCGACGGCGTGGAGTGGAATCCGGGCGAAACGGTGCATTTAGTAATTGGAATTGCGGCAAAGTCCGACGAGCATCTGCAAATTCTGGCGAACCTGACGCACGTATTGACCGACGAGACAGCCGTCCAGCAGCTTTCCCATACTACTGAGGCGAATGAGATTGTCCAGCGGCTCACGAAAGGATCGGAGAACGGATCGCAGAATGGTTCACAGAACAGATCGCAGAACGGTCTCACAAACTTAGAAGAATTTGCAGAATACGATCGCACAGCCCAGGTAGCGATTCCCGGTAAGTTAGGACTTCATGCGCGTCCAGCGGCGGTTTTAGTCGATCTGGCAAAGCAGTTTCAGTCGGAAATCGCCATTCATTACAGCGGGCAGACTGCTAACGCCAAAAGCCTGGTTTCCCTGCTTAAATTAGGGGTTGCGGGGGGCGAAACCATTCAGATTCTTGCCAAGGGCAACGACGCAGATCGGGCAGTGGCTCAGCTTCAGGAGGCGATCGTCGCAGGCTTGGAGGACGAGGAAGAATCGGATACTCCGATGGTTCAAAGCCAATCCGCACAAAGCCGAGCGTCCGTCACGTTTTCTACGCCGCCCCTGCCCGGTATTGCGGCATCTCCCGGAATTGTGGTTGCGTCTGTTTATCAGCTTCGACGGGGCAAGTTAGAGTTTTCGGAAACGGCATCGAACCGCAGCGAAGAACTAACCCGACTGGAGCAGTCGATCGCCACGGCAAAGCTTCAGCTTCAGGATTTGTACGAGTCGGTGAAGGAGAAAGCAGGCTCAGCGAAAGCAGCGATCTTTCTGGCGCAGCAGCAGCTTCTAGAAGACCCGGAATTGCAGCAGGAGGCGATCGAAAATCTGGGCGCAAACCGCAGTGCAGCCTGGGCTTGGCAGCAGGCGTATGAACAAAAGGCGAAGGGAATTGAGCAATTAAGCGATGCCAGAATTGCGGGGCGGGCGGCGGATCTGCGAGATGTGGGTCAGCGGGTGCTGCGGCTGTTAGCCCATCGCGTTGAGGAAGTTTCCCAGATGCCGGATCAGCCTGTGATTCTGGTGGCGGAAGATCTCACGCCCTCGGATACGGTGAGTCTCAATCCAGCCCTGACGCTGGGCTTCTGTACGGCTTACGGCGGCACAACGTCCCACTCTGCTATTATTGCCCGATCGCTTGATATTCCGGCGATCGTGGGGGCAGGTCCTTCGGTGCTGGAGGTTCCAAACGGGACGCTCTGTATTCTGGACGGGGAAAGCGGCAATCTGTATCCGAATCCGAGCCAGGCAGATGTTGAAACAGCAAAGTCAGCACAGCGAGATCTCCAGGCACAGCGGCAAGCCGAGCGATCGGACTGCTATTTGCCTGCCCTGATGCAGGATGGACTGCGGGTTGAAGTGGTGGCAAACATCGGCGCACCTGCGGAGGCGGAACAGGCAGTGAATGCGGGGGCTGAAGGCATTGGTCTGATGCGAACCGAGTTTTTGTTCCTGAACCGATCGGAGCCGCCCACAGAGGAGGAGCAGTTTGCGGCGTATAGCCAAATGACACGATCGCTAAACGGTCTGCCCCTGATTATTCGCACGCTGGACATCGGTGGCGACAAATCAATTCCTTACCTGAATTTGCCTGCGGAGGAGAATCCGTTCCTGGGGGTGCGGGGAATTCGGCTCTGTTTGCAGCGACCGGACTTGTTTCGTACTCAGCTTCGCGCCATCTTCCGGGCTGCCCAAGCGGGACCGATCAAAATCATGTTTCCCATGATCGCCACGCTGGAGGAATTCGCCCAGGCGCGGAACATTGCGGAATCGGTGCGATCGGAAATCGGCGCAGATCCGGTGGACTACGGCATGATGATCGAGGTTCCGTCTGCGGTGCTGATGGCGGCGGAGTTTGCCAAGGAAGTAGCATTCTTCTCGATCGGCACAAATGACTTAACTCAATACACCCTGGCGATGGATCGGGGACATCCGGCACTGGCAAAACAGGCGGACGCGCTTCATCCTGCTGTGCTGCGGCTGATCGATCAAACCGTGTGGGCAGCGCAAATTGAAGGAAAGTGGGTTGGGGTCTGCGGTGGCATTGCGGGTGAGCCTCTGGGTGCAGCAATTCTGGTGGGGTTGGGCGTCACGGAACTGAGCGTCAGCATTCCCAGCGTGGCGGCAGTGAAGGCAAAACTGCGGAGTCTATCCTTTGCCCAGGCGCAGGATTTGGCACGTCGGGCACTGTCCTGCCGCACTGCTCAGGAAGTCCGAGCACTGAATATTCAGTCTGATCTTCAGACCACTATTCAAGCCAACCCTCAAGCCAATCTTCAACCGAACAGCCAACCCAATAGCCAGGGGAATCTATGA
- a CDS encoding 50S ribosomal protein L11 methyltransferase, whose product MSWTELRINTTAEAIDWVSTLLASINYQGDIHTDRYDAESNLIESQDSPAESTDWAYTVCLYFPEQTSSRAEIDRVDDALFTLYRTGLTSRAEFAHVAEKPPSREAALNQIHRVGQRFVIVPLQSSSAPDAADEAIAADYQPQSPTELILRLGTSQAFGSGLHPTTMLCLQLLERYVQPGMNVLDLGSGSGILTIALAKLGAQVLAVDNDPVAVAATQATVEENEVSDRVEVMAASLGSGSELGHWMGGEIASTVSPLNPDREFDLIVSNVFARIQTTLAENFAQALRRTTPTNGILITAGYTVEYQEQIEESMTQASFETIDQLQSEEWIALVHRLAEQ is encoded by the coding sequence ATGTCCTGGACTGAACTCAGAATTAATACCACCGCTGAAGCGATCGATTGGGTGAGTACGCTGCTTGCCTCGATCAATTATCAGGGAGACATCCACACCGATCGCTATGATGCGGAAAGTAATCTAATAGAAAGTCAGGATAGTCCCGCAGAATCGACAGACTGGGCGTACACCGTTTGCCTTTACTTTCCAGAACAAACCAGCAGTCGGGCAGAGATCGATCGAGTCGATGATGCGCTGTTTACCCTTTACCGCACCGGACTCACCAGCCGCGCCGAATTTGCTCACGTCGCCGAAAAGCCGCCCAGCCGCGAAGCTGCCCTGAACCAGATTCATCGCGTGGGACAACGATTCGTCATTGTGCCCCTGCAAAGCAGTTCTGCCCCCGATGCAGCAGATGAAGCGATCGCCGCAGATTACCAGCCCCAAAGTCCCACCGAACTGATTCTCCGCCTAGGCACCAGTCAAGCCTTTGGCAGCGGACTCCATCCCACCACAATGCTCTGCTTGCAGCTTCTCGAACGCTATGTCCAACCGGGAATGAATGTTCTCGATCTGGGTTCGGGTTCTGGCATTCTCACGATCGCCCTTGCCAAACTGGGAGCGCAGGTTTTAGCAGTTGATAACGACCCGGTTGCCGTTGCAGCCACCCAAGCCACCGTTGAAGAAAATGAGGTGAGCGATCGCGTCGAAGTCATGGCAGCAAGTTTGGGCAGCGGCAGTGAACTGGGGCACTGGATGGGTGGCGAGATCGCCTCAACGGTTTCCCCCCTGAACCCCGATCGCGAATTTGACCTGATTGTGAGTAATGTCTTTGCCCGCATCCAAACCACCCTGGCAGAAAACTTTGCCCAGGCACTCCGGCGCACCACGCCAACCAACGGCATTCTGATTACCGCAGGCTACACGGTAGAATACCAGGAACAAATTGAAGAATCCATGACCCAGGCTAGCTTTGAAACGATCGATCAATTGCAGTCCGAGGAATGGATTGCGCTCGTGCATCGCTTAGCCGAACAATAG